Genomic window (Phragmites australis chromosome 5, lpPhrAust1.1, whole genome shotgun sequence):
ACTGCACGGCGGGCATCTCCGGCGGCCACATCAACCCGGCGGTGACCTTCGGGCTCTTCCTGGCGCGGAAGCTGTCGTTCACGCGCGCGCTCTTCTACATGGTGATGCAGTGCCTGGGTGCCATCTGCGGCGCCGGCGTCGTCAAGGGGTTCCAGCAGGGGCTCTACAtgagcgccggcggcggcgccaacGCCGTCAATCCCGGGTACACCAAGGGCGACGGCCTCGGCGCCGAGATCGTCGGCACCTTCGTGCTCGTCTACACCGTCTTCTCCGCCACCGACGCCAAGCGCAGCGCGCGCGACTCGCACGTGCCCATCCTGGCGCCGCTCCCCATCGGGTTCGCGGTGTTCCTGGTGCACCTGGCCACCATCCCCATCACCGGCACCGGCATCAACCCGGCACGCAGCCTCGGCGCCGCCATCGTCTACAACAGGTCCCACGCATGGAACGACCACGTAAGTAGCTACTCGATCCAGCTAGGAGCGAGTGATCCGTATATTTAGCCTGTTGATTGCATGCATGGATCATCATATCGCTTAATTATTTAGTGGATCGAAGTACTGATAATAACAGGTgaaatatgaatttttgaatgGCAGTGGATCTTCTGGGTTGGCCCGTTCATCGGAGCAGCGCTGGCGGCCATGTACCACGTGGTGATCATCAGGGCCATCCCCTTCAAGAGCCGCGACTAATTAAGCAACCATATCATTAAGCTATATATGAATATGTGCAAGTGTTTATGTGCTCGATCGTGGGTCAACTCCGGCCCTTAGTTTCGCTCTTTTACCTGCTGTAATTACCTATCCGTCGCCACGTTTCGTGTGTCTGTGATGCGGAGGCCTGTGTTTCTTGATCGCGCCTTCAGCAAAAATGTAATCAGCCTGCATTAATATTTCCCCTTCGAGCTGAGTTTGATGAATGGAGTCATTGTCAGAAAAAATATCAAGCTTGCATGCAGCTTAATCATGTCCTGCTATGCTTTATTGCAACTATATATCTTCAAGTGCCCATATGAGAATAATGAAGACGATCGAAgaatataattaatattatgaAGAGACCATGATCCATATCCATGCATGCAGTTGTGTTGGTCTCTTTGGTTTGATGGCCCCATGCATCCCCATGTAAGTTGTATATGGAGTAGCATAGCTCTTTATCCACCTATATATGACGATCATGCATGATTACACGTACTGCACCTTGCATGTTTGCAACTTCGCCGATTGATTCATCATGGTCGATAGAGCATGGCAGCCACAGCTAGTACGTACGTACTAGTGTACGTTTACATGGCTACTGATCGATCGACACAATTTCTCCGAGTGCATCTTTGACGTACGTGTAGCATACTAACATATGTGTAGTCACAATTATCGAAAGCTATGCGCCTGTTATCCTGACCGTTTTAAATTCGTGTAGAATCGTTTGGTAGATGATCATTTGATTATGGTTGAGATTAGTAGTAGTATATAGTACTATATATACGAAGAAAATTAGTCGGTAGGAGGTCTCTTTCAGATCGAGTAGGGCATAGAAATGGCTCTGCTCCACTCGAGCTCCGTCCATCTATACTGTGTTTTTGCTTTGGCGGCACTCCTCCTGTCCTGGCACTTTTTCGGCCTGCTCGTTTGTGTGGTCTACCGATTCCTGTGCTGCCATGCACTCATGTGCGTGTGGTCTACAGAAAACACATAGATTCTAGTAGGCATTGCTCGAAATACATATATAGATTTTCTCTAGATTCATGCAGAAATTGAAATGTTTTATCTTTAATTTCATCCCAAGTTCGTCCCCCGGCTATTTCCCCCCGTTTAGTTTGAGCCCAACGAAGCCCCGAGACTGGCTCGTCCATTTCTGAGCCGAACGAATTGTTCCATGGGTTCTTGGATCAACGACTGACATGAATATGAGTTAAACAAAATTAACATTCACGGACAGAAGATTGAGTGGTTCTTCCGATCCTGTGCCAAACTTGGCATGTGCATTTGTTGAATTACTGAATTGCAAAACTTTTGGATCGGAGCTATTCTAGCTGCCATCTATGCATGCAGTGTCCGTGTCTGAGGAACAAGCAAGCAGACATGCTCTATGTAATTAAGCTCCCAAAAAGAAGCTCCGAGATCATCTCTCACACGGTCATGGCAAATCTTGTATTGTCCATCTTTCGGCCTTCTACAGCACTTGT
Coding sequences:
- the LOC133920143 gene encoding aquaporin PIP1-5, translating into MEGKDEDVRLGANRYSERQPIGTAAQGGGEDKDYKEPPPAPLFEAEELTSWSFYRAGIAEFVATFLFLYISILTVMGVSKSSSKCGTVGIQGIAWAFGGMIFALVYCTAGISGGHINPAVTFGLFLARKLSFTRALFYMVMQCLGAICGAGVVKGFQQGLYMSAGGGANAVNPGYTKGDGLGAEIVGTFVLVYTVFSATDAKRSARDSHVPILAPLPIGFAVFLVHLATIPITGTGINPARSLGAAIVYNRSHAWNDHWIFWVGPFIGAALAAMYHVVIIRAIPFKSRD